The genomic window GTTGAGCCGGCCGGCGGCCAGGAAGAGGATAACCCCAATCAGGACGAAAAAGATTGCGACCGTCCCAATCCGCTTGCGGATACCTGCCGCAACATCTAAATGATTCTCAGTGGGCGGGATTTCAGGTTCTGTGTTCATACGACCTCCCGGTTCGGGTTTATCGCCAGCAGCCCAGCCATTATTTTTAATGAAACCATACCGTCTTTAGAAGCCGGTTAGCAGGAATTTAGATAAAAACCGTGTTACGTGTAACAGTCAGCGGCATCAATTGGAAGCACTATATCTTGTCTATATAATGCCCCTGCGTAGATATTCCTAATAACATGAATGGAAATAATTCGCGCTATTCCACCAGGCTCAAATTAATTAAATAAGTAAATCGCGCCGTGCCGGGGTCTATCTGTAGTCTTATCCTTGGTATCCCCTGTCGGGGCAGGGGCTAGCGGGAAATTCAACAAAATCCATACAAAATTCAGCATTTTAAGATTTTCACCCGACGGGAGGCGTGAATCTGGAGTGTAGAATTTTCTACTCCATATCCAACGGAGCGGGAGCACTCGCGGGCTGATATGGCGGCGGCATCAACATAGTGCCGGAATATAAGTCAATGTCAACGGTTTGTCGTTCGCCTGGTGCGCCTGGTGCGCGAGAAGGGGAAAAAATGAACCGCAAAGACGCGAAGGGTAAAAAGGAAGATAAACTACCGATACTGCGGCGTCACCAGCCGGGACATGTAAAAGCCGGAGGGTACTCAAATCTAAATTCCCTACTGAGTCTAGGTGAGCCTTTTCGCATAGTTTGGTATGTACCAATTCCTCAAAAGATCAGGTCTCCAAAAGGATTTTATCGGTTTGAGCGAAGTTTCGTTATTTGCTCTTGAGCAATTTCTAATAAATCGAGATGAGCATCACCTGCATCGAGCAATAGTTTATCGGCAAGCTCGTAACGTTCAAGCGCCTTACCGGGTTCACCTAATACCTTCAAGAACTCCGCACAAAAAAATGTGATGACACTTCTTTCAGATACATCAGTAGTAGGCGCGAGGGCTTGGTCCATCACGTCTATAATATTCAGAGGCTTGGAACTTCGGTACCAGGGTTGAATTATTGTCTGGTAGGTCTGATAATCTGATGGAGCTTCCTGGATATATCGGAGGGTTACATCAAAGGCACCGTCCCAGTCATTCAACTCAAACATTAAAAGTAGAATAAGGTTTATTGAAGTTGCATGATGAGGATCGATAGCAAGAGCCGAACTATAAGCCTTAATTGCCTCGGGTATGTTACCAAGGTCCTTTAGTATACTGCCGAGCAAAGAGACTGCATCTGCTTTTAAATGCTTGTCAGTGTAAAGTGTGCATGCTGCCCGGGCTGGCTTCAGAGCATCTTGCACATTGCCTAGGGATAACTGAGCAAGCGCCAGATTATAGTGGCTCGTTGGAAAATCCGAATCTCTTTCAATGGATAGATTGTAACAACGTACCGCCTCTTCAAGGTTGCCTTGATAGTGGTAGTTAAGACCAATGACAAAATGGGAGTGGCTATCATCCGCACCCAACCGCTGTGCATCCAGGAAATAATCAGCGGCGCGTGGTATCAGTCCTTCACAACCCTCCAGACAACATCCGCAGTTATTAGAACACCAGTAATAATACATCCCAAGACCATAGGGACCCTCCCATCTCTCTGGATACTGGCTGATAATACTGGTGAATACTGAATCGCTGCGAAAGACTACAGCCTGGTATTCACCGGCTTTGCCTCTGACCAAGGTAATATCTATTGGTCCAACGAAATCAGATAGGGAGAAGATACTGCCACCAACTGCGTATATATAGTATTCGAAAGCGATCTCCTGCTTTTTGAGGGATATGGTAGGATTAGTATCGTCCGGATCGACCTCGTACAAAAACCCTATCGCGGACCAGTATTTCCCTTCACTGATGAGGCTATCTGCAACTGCGATCGCCTCACTTGATCTCTGTCCTCGAAGGGTTATGACCAGAAAGAATAGCAGGATAATAATGTAGTGTACTTGCTTCAGTTGCATGTGCCTAGTCCTTCCCTTTGTTCCATAATTAAATGTTGGGAGTTTTGGATTCGGGAATTTTCATCCTACTTCAGCACCACCATCTTGATGGCCTTGTGTCCACCCGGCATTGCAGTTGGATAAAATGTTATTCAACTCGTATGTCCCCATGCCCGTATGCTTCCACGAGAGTGAGGACCGAATCAACACTTTTCTGCCGGAACCATTGGTATTTGCACCGGTAAGTATCTGCTGCAACCCGTCGGCCTGAGTCATCTTCCCGGTACCAGACATCTTTCCAATAGCCTGCCTGCCTGCCTTTATTGACCAGCGTCTTCACCACTTTCTGGTCGCGATCTACGATCCAGATGAATACAAAGGTAGACTCCTCCAGTGCGGAGAGGATCGTGGTTGAGTCAACCGCGGGATTGGGGAAACTGGGCCCGATCTCATCTAGTAATGGGGGTCCTGGATCAGGTTCAGGTCGATACTGAATTCTCCAGTCATCCGGATCTTCCTTAAGAATGATCATGTTTCCCAGGCTATCAACGGTTGTAACGGTGATACCCTGGAACGGATGCTCCTCTTCAAATAGGTCACAGGTAATTAAGAAGATCGGCAGCAAAGCGCCGAGTGCCTTCAGGAAATTCCGCTTCATCCAATATTGGTTGTCTGTCTTTGGGTTCATCCTGGTACCTCCGACTCGCTGGTTGTACAACGTCCCGATATAACAAAGCAGGGTGAGTTCTTACTCAGTTATGTCAATGCTATCCTAAACTACATGACCGCATCAAAATTGACAAGCAATATCTTACGAATGATGGTGGTTGATAGAGAGCAAGGTTAAATAAGCTACTTGCAGACTAGGCAATGAACGAGTCAGGAAGTGGGCACCAATGGGCAAATACTTGCCCTCTTTTCCTGCCCCATTTTTGTTGTAGCGACAGAAGGTACATGAACTGAATCCCGCCGTTGGCGGGATCGTGGACGGGACTACTTTGAGACGCTACTTCAGCAGCAGCATCTTGATGGACTTGCTGTGACCCTTGGTCACTAATCGGGCGATGTAGACGCCGGAGGGAACTGAGCGGCCGGTCTGGTCGCGGCCATCCCACAGGGCTTGATAGTAGCCCGGTTCCTGGTAGCCGTCTACAAGTGTCGCAACTTCCCTACCCAGGAGATCGTAGACGATCAATGAGACCTCGCTGGCATGAGGCAGCTCGTAAAGGATGGTGGTGGCGGGATTGAAGGGATTGGGGTGGTTCTGCTTGAGCGAATACGCTTTCGGTAAATAACCCTCGGAGATATTTTCCGTTGATAACAACTCGATAAGTGGTCGACGCCAAATTCCATCGTTGGTACCTGCAAAGAGAAAGTCACTATTGGCACCAAGAGTAGTCACATAGCTATATCCCTCGAGGTTTAAACCTTCACTGACCTCTATCCAATTCGCACAACTATTAAGCGTTAGGTATATCTTATCACCAATAGCTGCAAAAAGCCCCTTATCAAACAACTTTAGATTCGCTACGATAGCATTGCCTGGCAGACCAGCATTAACGGACGTCCAGCTCAAACCATTATCGAGTGAACGGTATACTCCGTTACCGCCTGTCCCTGCAAACAGAACCGAATCTTTGGCCACCAGTGAATACACTTCATTTATGGGCAAATCCGAGCTAATAGAGGTCCAGGTTGTTCCATTATCAACTGTGCGGTATATCCCCTCATCATTTCCTGTGGCATAGAGGATTCCGCCTTCAGCAACGAGGGTAAGAATGCCTCCAGACACCACTGTGTCTGATGGCACTCTGTTCCAACTAGTACCCCTGTCTGGTGACTGATAAAGCTGGCCGAACGGATTCGCAAAAATATATCCATTACTCGCTTGGATTGAAGTTGCCCCATAATATGCTGAGAAAACAGAATCCCAAGACACACCATAGTCGCAAGAGCGGAAAATGCATGGAGCAGGAGGACAGAATCCAGCACAATCCCATGCGCTGACAGCGAAAAGAGTATCGTTAATAGAGTCAAATGCGAATATATCAATTGTTCCTATTCCTGCTAATGTGTCCCAACTCAGTCCATCGTTAGGAGAATAATAGATAGAGTCGCGAATAGCGGTAAAAATACCTCCTCCTTCCACAAATACAGCCCCGATCCATTTACCCGGAAAACCTGCTCGAGACCACTGTGACTCTGCCGTAGTTATTAAAAGCAGACAGATTACCAAGGAGGAGAGAAGTTTCTTCACCTCTACCTCAACAGCACCATTTTGATGGACTTCGCGAACTCCGGCGTAACCAGCCGGGATATGTAGATGCCGGAGGGGACTCTATCAGTAAACTAGTCATGCCAATGCCAAACTACCTTTTCATCTTTCCTGTTGTTCAGATAGTCTTCGAACTGTTCTTGGCTAGTCCATTCTTTAAGATGTCCATCGCAATCGTAGATTCGGCAGTAAGCACAGGAAGAGACGGGTATCTCGAAATGAAACAGGTAGCTGCCCCTATATTCATGCTGATAAATCACACTACCCATGTAATAAAGCTCACTTTCAGCTTCCTCTATCAACTCCATGAACCAGTCTGGATTCATTTCGCCGCAGATGTTGTATTCGTCATAACAGGAATTCTCCTCTGGTTCTTCGCAGCTAGGGAAGAAAAGAATCACAGATACTATCAACACAGTAGGTTTCAGGTAACTATTCATTATGATATCCACCTACGCTTCTGTAGGAATTGATGAATGTCAGTGCCCTTAGGCACTCGTCAGGCCGGGATGACTACAGATGTGAAGCTTGATTAATCGGGCAGGACGACGACAAGTGCCTTAGCTGCACCATAGTCTATCAA from Candidatus Neomarinimicrobiota bacterium includes these protein-coding regions:
- a CDS encoding tetratricopeptide repeat protein, whose amino-acid sequence is MQLKQVHYIIILLFFLVITLRGQRSSEAIAVADSLISEGKYWSAIGFLYEVDPDDTNPTISLKKQEIAFEYYIYAVGGSIFSLSDFVGPIDITLVRGKAGEYQAVVFRSDSVFTSIISQYPERWEGPYGLGMYYYWCSNNCGCCLEGCEGLIPRAADYFLDAQRLGADDSHSHFVIGLNYHYQGNLEEAVRCYNLSIERDSDFPTSHYNLALAQLSLGNVQDALKPARAACTLYTDKHLKADAVSLLGSILKDLGNIPEAIKAYSSALAIDPHHATSINLILLLMFELNDWDGAFDVTLRYIQEAPSDYQTYQTIIQPWYRSSKPLNIIDVMDQALAPTTDVSERSVITFFCAEFLKVLGEPGKALERYELADKLLLDAGDAHLDLLEIAQEQITKLRSNR
- a CDS encoding FlgD immunoglobulin-like domain containing protein, with the translated sequence MPSDTVVSGGILTLVAEGGILYATGNDEGIYRTVDNGTTWTSISSDLPINEVYSLVAKDSVLFAGTGGNGVYRSLDNGLSWTSVNAGLPGNAIVANLKLFDKGLFAAIGDKIYLTLNSCANWIEVSEGLNLEGYSYVTTLGANSDFLFAGTNDGIWRRPLIELLSTENISEGYLPKAYSLKQNHPNPFNPATTILYELPHASEVSLIVYDLLGREVATLVDGYQEPGYYQALWDGRDQTGRSVPSGVYIARLVTKGHSKSIKMLLLK